The following proteins are encoded in a genomic region of Ornithinibacillus sp. 4-3:
- a CDS encoding GntR family transcriptional regulator: protein MRIVNSNPQNRRISTKDIAYFEIKKRIIEGQLHPGEPIVEETISNELGISRTPLREALQRLEFETLVVRQVNGRLRVAPVSVKEVSEIFHVRSRLEGIAILEATENATDKDLQELSNIIHMIKETPKDRAIDNILYYGGQFHTYIYNMSRNKTVSNILYQLNDHIHRYRRLIPTTNLDKILKAGEEHQHIFNFMAKGDKVGAELAMIEHILSSLDQVIKAVKAYKSFE from the coding sequence ATGAGGATTGTTAACAGTAATCCCCAAAACAGAAGAATTTCCACGAAAGATATCGCTTATTTTGAAATAAAAAAAAGAATTATTGAAGGTCAACTTCATCCAGGTGAGCCAATTGTTGAAGAGACTATATCCAATGAGCTAGGGATTAGTCGTACTCCTTTACGAGAGGCTTTACAAAGACTTGAATTCGAAACATTGGTTGTTAGACAAGTTAATGGACGTTTAAGAGTCGCGCCTGTATCTGTTAAGGAAGTTAGTGAAATTTTTCATGTTCGAAGTAGATTAGAGGGGATTGCTATTTTAGAGGCTACTGAAAATGCAACTGATAAAGACCTTCAGGAGTTGTCTAATATTATACATATGATTAAGGAAACCCCTAAAGATCGAGCAATTGATAACATTCTCTATTATGGTGGTCAGTTTCATACTTATATATATAACATGAGTAGGAATAAGACGGTCAGTAATATTTTATATCAACTAAACGACCATATTCACAGATATAGACGTTTAATTCCTACGACAAACTTGGATAAAATTCTTAAGGCAGGAGAAGAACATCAACATATCTTTAATTTTATGGCTAAAGGGGATAAAGTAGGTGCTGAATTAGCCATGATAGAACATATCCTTTCAAGTCTGGATCAAGTAATTAAGGCTGTTAAAGCTTATAAAAGCTTTGAATAA
- a CDS encoding cysteine dioxygenase yields the protein MDEKNYSLKDLVNDITQIVEETELDSERVERTERYVSKFIQSENPIPIEALQSDKNQYARHSLYRDPQDRFEILALIWEPGQRTGLHDHDGTWGVEGIVTGRMRIHNYLQMESYPEDNKVKLSYSGTMNLNALSTGELLPPADCHILQPEGNDTVVTIHVYGKQLRHFKVFKSTEEDNIYTVHDHPVGYTTESLITI from the coding sequence ATGGACGAAAAAAATTATTCACTTAAAGATCTAGTTAATGATATCACGCAAATTGTTGAAGAGACAGAATTAGATAGTGAAAGGGTGGAAAGAACCGAGCGTTATGTCAGCAAGTTCATTCAGTCAGAAAATCCAATCCCTATCGAGGCGCTTCAATCTGATAAGAATCAGTATGCACGTCATTCTTTATATCGTGATCCTCAAGATCGATTTGAAATCCTTGCCTTAATATGGGAGCCAGGACAGAGGACAGGATTACATGATCATGATGGTACATGGGGAGTAGAAGGTATTGTAACAGGAAGAATGCGTATCCATAATTATTTACAAATGGAATCTTATCCAGAAGACAATAAGGTGAAATTAAGTTATTCTGGAACGATGAATTTAAATGCACTCAGTACAGGAGAGCTTTTGCCTCCAGCAGATTGTCATATATTACAGCCTGAAGGCAATGATACAGTTGTTACTATTCATGTATATGGGAAACAGCTTCGTCATTTTAAAGTATTTAAATCTACTGAGGAAGATAATATTTATACGGTTCATGACCATCCAGTAGGTTATACAACTGAATCGTTAATCACAATTTAA